The genomic window GGGCCCATCAAACGTCGATCAGCCGTGTTAACGTGGCGCGAAGTTCGTCGATGACGAGCGGTTGGGAGAGCACTGCTGCGGCGCCGGCTTCACGAAGTTGGCGCTCGTCCTCGACGCGGGGAAAGTTAGCGAGCGCGAGCCATCGCGTCGCAGGACAGTCGGACGCCAGTCGGCGTAATTGTTCGAGAGCTTCCGCGTCGCAAGATCCGGCGTCGTAGATGCCGAGTACCGGCTGCGGATTCGCAGCAGCATCTTCGGCCTCACAGCGATGGGCGCGGTAACCGAACCCCGTGCATGCCTCCACGAGCAGCGCTGCCATATCGCGCAATGGGCTGGAAATCGCAACCCTTGCTTCACCGCGATCGCTCAAGTTTGTGTCCGCGCGAAGCAGCCGTTCCTCATCCGTCGCCGTCAGCGGCAATGACAGCGCGCCAAATTCACCTTGTTCCCACGCGGCCAGTTCCTCTGCGAACCAGGCTGGCCAGCGATGCCAATAGACGCGCGGTACGGCCGGCCAGGGATGGCCCGTGCGTGCTTCGCCTTCGCACCACGAGCCGAGGAGGCCGACGACGCGCGTCAGCGGTGCCTGTTGTCGGAGCGACTCGACAACTTCTGCAGTGAATTCACCGGGCCGAGCGGCCAGTACGACGCACAGATCGGGCTCTACCTCGCACGCGAGTTCGCCGCGCCAGGCCGTTTGCACCGTAGCCTCGGTGTGCGCAAAGATTTGCTCGACGCACACGCGAAACTCCTCACGCGCCGTGTCCCCGAGCAGCACGACGCGCAGCGGCCAGCAGGCCGGCTTTTTCGCGGCCGCGGTTTGCCATGTGGCGTTCGAAATCTCGCCAAGTGGCGAGTGCATCGCGTGTTCGCTAATTCGGCAGGTTCCTTTCCTGCTCGGCGATAATCTCGTGAGCGTCGAGGGCACTGCTCGCCCCCCGCAGCGCGATCAGGAACGAGGGCTCGGCCAGCAGTCGGCTCAGTCGCGCCAGGGTGCGCAGGTGCCCGCGATCGTCGGTCGAGCAAATCAAGAAGAAAACGTCGGTGAGCAGGCCGCGGCGGCTGGCAAAAGGCAGGCCACGCTCCGTGACCCCCAACGCCAGGAAAGGGCGCTCAAGGATATTCGAAAGCGGTCGCCGCGGGTGTAGCAACGCCACGCCTGTTTCGAGCGCCGTGGGAAACATGTCCTCGCGCGTGCGCACGGCCTCGGCCATTTTGCCGGGATCCCACAGCCAACCCGTGCGCCCGGCGAGGTCGACTATCGACGTGATCACCGAGTTGCGCGTGCGGGCCGGCAACGGAATTTCAATGGCCGCCGCGGGCAGCATGTCGGCAATCGATATCGTGGGCTCGTCCGAAGCCGCCTGGTCACGCGCGAGCGCCTCTTCGACGCGGGCCAGCTCATGGGCATCGGAAAGTCCGATGCGCTCTTCCAGCCAGTGATGAATTGCGGCCGGGGCGAACCGCCAGGCACCGCCCACTCTGCGGCCGGGCAGTTTGCCTCGTTCCGCAAGCTTCGTGACCTGGCTCAGATCGAGGTGCAGGTAGTCGGCCAACTTCGTGAGGTCGAAATCTTCGTCCGGCATGATTGTCACGCACGAAACATGAACAAAAGACGAATGCTTGCGCAGGCCTGGTGAAATGGGATTGCGCGCCGAGGCCCGTGCTGGCAGGCTTCATTGTCTCGTCATCTTGCCGGAATTGTCCAGCCCAGCCGCGTCCGACGTGGGCAAACGAGCCGCGGGACCGACCTTGACACAAAGCAAGAATTTCGAGAAAGTCCCGCCGCGATTCGAGCAATCGACCTGCACACGTTCGCGATCTTAATCGCGGGCCTACAGGAATTATCGCCCCGCCACTCACCAGGATGGTTCGAGTGGCCAAGAAAAAGACGTGCAAGCAAATCCCGTTCACCGCGACTGCCGGCATGGAGGCCGTAGGGCATGGAGCGTCGGACCCCCATGGTCCGCGGCGTCAGTCTTCGCGAGTTGCTGCCCGAGGCGCAGTTGCTTGGTGCTGACGATATCCGCGTGCAAAGCTGCACGAGCGACTCGCGCCGCTGCCGGCCGGGTGACCTGTTCATCGCGCTCGTGGGCTCGCAGCACGATGGCCATGATTTCGCTGCCGAAGCCGTGAAGCGTGGCGCTGCTGCAGTGCTCGCCAATCGTCCGCTGGCCGGAATTGGCGTGCCGACTTGCTTTGTTCCCGACACGGCAGCCGCCCATGGTCTGGTCTGTCAGGCGCTTGTCGATCACCCGTCGCGACGCTTGCGTGTGATCGGTGTGACCGGGACCAATGGAAAAACAACGACTACGCACCTGATTGCCGGGATTCTTTCGGCGGCGGGGTATCGCCTCGGCATGCTCGGGACGCTGGGTTATTGCGACGGAGAGGTTGTCGCGCCGGCCGATCATACGACGCCCCCTGCTCCGGCGCTCGCGTCGTGGTTGGCTCGCATGGAAGCCAATGGGTGCACGCACGCCGTACTCGAGGCCTCGAGTCATGCTTTGGCTCAGCAGCGTCTCGCGGGCGTTGACGTCGACGTCGCCTGCGTGACCAATGTTCGCCACGATCATTTCGATTACCACGGATCGCAGCGTCGGTACATCGCCGCCAAGAGTCGGCTATTCGAGTTGCTGGCGCCCGAGGGCGTGGCCATCGTCAATGGTGACGATGCCGGGAGCGCCGCTTGTGCGGCGCGCTACGACGGCCCGCTCGTGTCGGTGGGCGTCGAGTCGCCGGCCGAGATCACAGCCACGTTCTTGTCGCAATATCCTAGCGAGCAAACTTTCTTGCTCGACACGGGTAGCGAGGCTGTGCCGGTGCGCACGACCTTGATCGGGCGGCACAATGTCTATAACTGCCTGGTGGCTGCCGGGGTGGGGCTGGTTTACGGCGTCGACATCGCGACGATCGTCCGCGGCATCGAGTCGGTGCAGTTCGTGCCGGGCCGGCTTGAGCGACTTGAGTGCGGCCAGCCGTTCAGTGTTTTTGTTGACTACGCCCATACGCCCGACGCCTTGGCGACCTGCCTCGACGCGTTGCGTGGAGTGACGGAGGGGCGCGTGATCTGCGTCTTTGGTGCTGGCGGCGATCGCGACCGGACTAAGCGTCCGCTGATGGGGCGCGCCGTGGAGTCGCGGGCCGATGTGGCCGTTATCACGAACGACAATCCGCGCAGCGAAGATCCCGACGAAATTGCCTCGCAGATTCTGTCGGGCTGCATCGACGCGACCAGTGCCCAGGTGATTCTCGATCGTGCTGCGGCGATTCGCTGGGCACTCGGCGAGGCCCGGCCTGGCGATTGCGTGCTAATCGCGGGCAAGGGGCACGAAGATTATCAGGAAATCGGCGGCGAGCGTTCGTATTTCGACGATCGCGAGGTCGCCCGTCACTGGCTCTACGAGTCGACTCTGGTGGAAGAGTGGGCTCGCGCCAGCGCCTAACGTGAAGGAACAACTGCAGGCTGTGTCATGACCCGACTATCACTGGCTGAACTTCAAGAGATTCTCGACGCCGACCGCACGGGCGACGAATCGCACGTCGATCGCCCCGCTCTGCGCCTGGATCATATCCGCATTGACAGTCGCGAAGTTCATGCCGGCGATATTTTCCTGGCCTTGCGCGGAAAGCAGCAAGACGGGAGCGTTTTTGCCGCCGACGCCTTCGGGCGTGGTGCCGCGGCCGTGATCGTTGATCGTCCCGGCCTTGTCCCCCCGGAGGGGCGCTGGGTGCTGCAAGTGGACGACACAATGCAGGCATTGCGACGCGCCGCGGATTGGCAGCGCAGCAATTTCACCGGTCGTGTTATTGCGGTGACCGGTAGCGCCGGCAAGACCACGACACGGCAGATGATTGACACGGTGCTCGGGAGTCGACTCTCAGGCACGGCCAGTCCGGCGAATTTCAATAATCATCTGGGCGTGCCTCTGTCGATGCTCCGCTGGCAGGAGAATGACACGTACGCCGTGTTGGAAATGGGCGCCAGCGCCCGCGGCGAGATCGCCGAGCTTTGCTCTTTGGCGAGGCCATCGCTCGGCGTGATTACGAATATTGGCAACGCTCACCTGGGCACTTTCGGCGGTCCGGCGGCGATTGCTTCGGCCAAGGCTGAATTGCTCGAGGCCTTGCCGACCGACGGGCTGGCGGTGCTCAACGGTGATGATCCGCAGTTGCGCCGCATTGCCGAGCGGTCGCGGGCGGTCGTCGAATGGTTCGGCCGTGGCGCGGATTGTGACGTGATGGCGACCGACGTTCGCAGTGCGGACGGTCGGCTTTGTTTCAAC from Pirellulales bacterium includes these protein-coding regions:
- a CDS encoding PTS sugar transporter subunit IIA, yielding MPDEDFDLTKLADYLHLDLSQVTKLAERGKLPGRRVGGAWRFAPAAIHHWLEERIGLSDAHELARVEEALARDQAASDEPTISIADMLPAAAIEIPLPARTRNSVITSIVDLAGRTGWLWDPGKMAEAVRTREDMFPTALETGVALLHPRRPLSNILERPFLALGVTERGLPFASRRGLLTDVFFLICSTDDRGHLRTLARLSRLLAEPSFLIALRGASSALDAHEIIAEQERNLPN
- a CDS encoding UDP-N-acetylmuramoyl-L-alanyl-D-glutamate--2,6-diaminopimelate ligase, translated to MERRTPMVRGVSLRELLPEAQLLGADDIRVQSCTSDSRRCRPGDLFIALVGSQHDGHDFAAEAVKRGAAAVLANRPLAGIGVPTCFVPDTAAAHGLVCQALVDHPSRRLRVIGVTGTNGKTTTTHLIAGILSAAGYRLGMLGTLGYCDGEVVAPADHTTPPAPALASWLARMEANGCTHAVLEASSHALAQQRLAGVDVDVACVTNVRHDHFDYHGSQRRYIAAKSRLFELLAPEGVAIVNGDDAGSAACAARYDGPLVSVGVESPAEITATFLSQYPSEQTFLLDTGSEAVPVRTTLIGRHNVYNCLVAAGVGLVYGVDIATIVRGIESVQFVPGRLERLECGQPFSVFVDYAHTPDALATCLDALRGVTEGRVICVFGAGGDRDRTKRPLMGRAVESRADVAVITNDNPRSEDPDEIASQILSGCIDATSAQVILDRAAAIRWALGEARPGDCVLIAGKGHEDYQEIGGERSYFDDREVARHWLYESTLVEEWARASA
- the murF gene encoding UDP-N-acetylmuramoyl-tripeptide--D-alanyl-D-alanine ligase — protein: MTRLSLAELQEILDADRTGDESHVDRPALRLDHIRIDSREVHAGDIFLALRGKQQDGSVFAADAFGRGAAAVIVDRPGLVPPEGRWVLQVDDTMQALRRAADWQRSNFTGRVIAVTGSAGKTTTRQMIDTVLGSRLSGTASPANFNNHLGVPLSMLRWQENDTYAVLEMGASARGEIAELCSLARPSLGVITNIGNAHLGTFGGPAAIASAKAELLEALPTDGLAVLNGDDPQLRRIAERSRAVVEWFGRGADCDVMATDVRSADGRLCFNVEGHRFSVPVWGRHHLTSALAAVAIGRAFGLSVAEISRALSDFEPPPMRCQVDSFGAARVINDAYNSNPLAMRAALEVLREDPSMGHRIVVCGDMRDLGDDAPRLHRQTGDEVVTVCGADMLVACGDHAEDMVAGAIAAGMPRERAVACRVPEDAEPVLARIVGPGDVVLVKGSRAMNMERLLAGFPKPARRAA